The genomic DNA AGCGTGGCGCCCGTGCGGATCAGCCGCCAGATGTTGTGCGGTCCGCGCATGTCAGATTTTCCAGCCCGAATGAAGGGCGGCGATGCCCATGCTGAGATTGCGGTATTTCGCGTTCTCGAACCCCGCTTTGCGCACCATGCCGAGGAACGTGTCCTGATCGGGGAAGTTGCGGATCGATTCGACGAGATACTGGTAGCTGTCGCGGTCGTTCGCGATCAGTTGCCCCATGCGCGGGATCACGTTGAAGCTGTAGAGATCATAGGCCTTTTGCATCGCGGGGTTGGGCAGCTGGCTGAATTCCAGCACCATCAGGCGGCCACCGGGTTTAAGCACGCGGTAGGCTTCGTTCAGGGCCTCCTGCGGGCGGGTCACGTTCCGGATGCCGAACGAGATGGTGTAGACGTCAAAGCTGTTCGCGTCGAAGGGCAGCGCCATCGCGTCGCCCACCACCCAGTCGAGACTGTCGGCCATGCGGTCGGCCTCGGCGCGCTTGC from Sulfitobacter sp. S190 includes the following:
- the ubiE gene encoding bifunctional demethylmenaquinone methyltransferase/2-methoxy-6-polyprenyl-1,4-benzoquinol methylase UbiE is translated as MTDKTTHFGFETIREEEKAGKVRTLFNDVANKYDIMNDVMSVGIHRIWKEAMMDWLAPRPGQRLLDVAGGTGDVAFKFLGRAGHGHATVCDLTEGMLVEGRKRAEADRMADSLDWVVGDAMALPFDANSFDVYTISFGIRNVTRPQEALNEAYRVLKPGGRLMVLEFSQLPNPAMQKAYDLYSFNVIPRMGQLIANDRDSYQYLVESIRNFPDQDTFLGMVRKAGFENAKYRNLSMGIAALHSGWKI